The Chitinophagales bacterium genomic interval ATATTATTGGATGATCACCTTTTCCATTTTCACAAATCCGTATTGTGAAAGTGTGCATTCAATAAAGTAAATGCCTTTATTCAATTCACTCAGGTCCAGGTCAACAGTATTGACTCCGCTTTTCAGCGGCTCATCTATACTATATACCAGTTTGCCAAAGAGGTCCATCACATGCAGCGCAGAGATGCCACCATCGAGCGTACTGATTTCGAAAGCAATTGTGCCGGTAGTCGGATTGGGATGCGCTGGCGACATTTCCGGCGAGGGGAAATTGTTTTCCAGCGATACGATTTTGGAGTAACTAAATGAGCCATCAAGGTTCACCTGCCGCAGCCGATAGTAATTAATGCCTGAAAAAGGACTCGCATCTGTATATTGATAATGATGCTCTTCCGATGAGTTGAGTGCGCCTTTCTGATTGCTAATTTCACCAAACTCTTTCGCATCTGCCGACTTTTCCAAGGAGAAATAGTCATTATTAAATTCCGCTGCCGTAATCCATTCAACCTGGTTACCGTGATCGGTTGCATGTGCCGTGAAGGAGATCAGCTCAACCGGCAGTATCTCCGTTGACTGGGCGGTTCCGAAATCTGAAAATCCACTCATGCCAACTCGGGAAACCTGGCTGAGGGTGGATGTGCTGCAGGTACCATCTAAGTACCAGGATCCGGAAGAAGGTTTTTTCATCACCGTCCAGCTCGATGCTCCGCCACTGTTGGTATATGTGCCGGCTGTATTGTATAAAGTTGCCGTGTAGGTTCCTGCGCTTGACGCTGGGGTTGATGAGATAGTCCAGTAACCGTTATCCAGAGCCTGCAGGTTATAGTTAATTCCGCAATCCAAGACGCCGAGTGCTGAAGGCACTGAACTATAGGTTGAAAAACGCGCGACTAAACTTGTAGCTGTATTGGCCGCCGTGAAATTAATATTCGCAAGCTGATACCCTTTTCCTGACAGGTAGTTACCTACCGGGAAATCGTAAGAGCCGGTAGTGGTTGTAGCCCGTCGCAGATCACCATCAACATAGCTGTCAATGTTACCTGCATTCACTGCCGCGGCAGAGGAATTGGTAACACTCACTTCATTCAGCAGTGTCTGAATACGGCCGCTGGTAAGAGTGAGTGTATTGGAGATGGTCATCGGATTTCCTGATAAGGTAACGGCGGCAGGCACGCCCTGGTTGACCACTACATTATACAACGTGAGTGAACTGCCGGGCGTATAAACCTGGTCTGCGATACCATTAAATTCCAGCGTGGACAGTGCTGTTCCGGTGAAGGTAGCTCCACCGCCTGCATTGGAAAAATTTCCTGCAAGCTTCATATACTGACCGTTCACATTAAAGATGCTGGTGCTGTTCTGCGTGGTAAAATTTCCTGCCAGTTCAATACCTGCATTCAGTATCACACTGCCTGATGTTTTATTAATCAACAGGTTGCCCAGCTTATCAACGCCTACAAGCGATCCGTAGATATTTTGTGTGCCTGTTCCCACGAATGCAATGGTTGAAGTCTTGTCTGCAACGATACTTCCATAATTGTAAAAGTTACCGCAAACATTCAGCGTGCATCCCGCATTTAGTGTGAGCGTTGCCCCCGGGTTAATCGTGATATCCCTTGTATTGTAGGTAATGCCTGATAACAATTGTGGTTGATTGCTGGCTGAGGGTGAAACAACTGCATCAATGGAACAGGTTGGTGAAACACAGCCACCCCAGTTTGCGGTAGTCGTCCAAACGGTATTTGTGCCGCCCGACCAGATAACTTGCGTGGGTGTTGTATAATTGACCGGTGAAGACCCATCAATAGTCAATGTAAACCCGGAAGTACTGTTGGAATAGTTACTCACTACCAGCTGGTATTTATCACCACTGGCTACGGTAATTTTCTTTTCATAGGCGCTGCCGAAACCAGGATATGAAGGAGGAGCCGTGCCACCGGTCGAGCCATAGCAGCCGGTTACGCCAAGACCGCTGTAGTTGCATCGCAGCGGATTAACGGAGCCGGCTGCAATCGCGGCACAGGTTGTTGAACCGGTGCCGGCAGTTTTCCAGATGGCAAAATCATAGTCTGTGCTGGAAGTGCCAGTCCCGGGCCAGTCATTCGGAACAATATCAAACTGTAATGAACCGGCGGCACTGATAATTATTTCATACCACGCCGAACCACGCTCTCCTGAAGCAAGACAGTTGCCTCCCGTAACATCAAAATCACAGGTGTTACCGTACGCTGCATAGCCAGGATTACCAACTGAGATGGATTGGTTACAAACCGGATTCACAGAACTGCATTCCTGACCGGCTGCCGGCACAACAGGAAGCGATCCATCGGTAACCTGTATATCAAATGAGCCTGTATTGCTGCCTGCTCCATCTACTACAATATAATAGGTGGTGCCAGGCACCAGGCCTGTCGTTACAATTAATTCAGAATTTGAATACGATGATGATCCGCACGCAGGCGCATTATCATTGCACCATGCGGCATCAGTAGACAATGAAGAACAGCTGCCGGAATACAAACCTATTTGCGTATCCGTTAAGGTGCCGGAAATCGTCCTTATTCTCAGCTGGCCTGAAGCAGGACAAACTACAGTATACCAGACGGTGTTTGATGTTGTGCCTGACCAGCATGTTGGCATTGTA includes:
- a CDS encoding T9SS type A sorting domain-containing protein, whose product is MKFFYTAAVFILCWFGSGSLYAQTTTLISSTGDGGFETGTTFAANGWTEVNGTPLNKWYVGNSPAGYSGARCAYVTKASGGAGTAYSLNQAATVHFYRDVTFPAGQDLATLTFSWKCYGESNLDYMMVYLVPTTTTPAAGVQLLTGQIGSTYNLSSTWATATITVCGVAGTTQRLVFSWTNDATLGTQPPAEIDNISLKSSVVGASCAAVLGTGVTAISSLPYNSGAGTTQSAVNDITAANAITCGSTLYLTGEDQVWSFTPTASGQINIILTSSGSYTGLMLYDGCPIANICSGVAGTCVAYSQSSTGNKSMCVSVTAGDTYYLLLDSYASPSYNAYSNLFISAPVPTGSSNDLPCNATSLTLGVNLAGDNSCASGTGEPTMPTCWSGTTSNTVWYTVVCPASGQLRIRTISGTLTDTQIGLYSGSCSSLSTDAAWCNDNAPACGSSSYSNSELIVTTGLVPGTTYYIVVDGAGSNTGSFDIQVTDGSLPVVPAAGQECSSVNPVCNQSISVGNPGYAAYGNTCDFDVTGGNCLASGERGSAWYEIIISAAGSLQFDIVPNDWPGTGTSSTDYDFAIWKTAGTGSTTCAAIAAGSVNPLRCNYSGLGVTGCYGSTGGTAPPSYPGFGSAYEKKITVASGDKYQLVVSNYSNSTSGFTLTIDGSSPVNYTTPTQVIWSGGTNTVWTTTANWGGCVSPTCSIDAVVSPSASNQPQLLSGITYNTRDITINPGATLTLNAGCTLNVCGNFYNYGSIVADKTSTIAFVGTGTQNIYGSLVGVDKLGNLLINKTSGSVILNAGIELAGNFTTQNSTSIFNVNGQYMKLAGNFSNAGGGATFTGTALSTLEFNGIADQVYTPGSSLTLYNVVVNQGVPAAVTLSGNPMTISNTLTLTSGRIQTLLNEVSVTNSSAAAVNAGNIDSYVDGDLRRATTTTGSYDFPVGNYLSGKGYQLANINFTAANTATSLVARFSTYSSVPSALGVLDCGINYNLQALDNGYWTISSTPASSAGTYTATLYNTAGTYTNSGGASSWTVMKKPSSGSWYLDGTCSTSTLSQVSRVGMSGFSDFGTAQSTEILPVELISFTAHATDHGNQVEWITAAEFNNDYFSLEKSADAKEFGEISNQKGALNSSEEHHYQYTDASPFSGINYYRLRQVNLDGSFSYSKIVSLENNFPSPEMSPAHPNPTTGTIAFEISTLDGGISALHVMDLFGKLVYSIDEPLKSGVNTVDLDLSELNKGIYFIECTLSQYGFVKMEKVIIQ